In Candidatus Binatus sp., the following proteins share a genomic window:
- a CDS encoding CPBP family intramembrane glutamic endopeptidase produces the protein MSWIAAWESVGLASKLVVITAIPAIVVYWERRSLTSIGIRGISVADILATFAIILVCLQLDHQLLRIASSMPVVMAELKAGSVLYASLRPKWLDVAGLIANAVAEEIGYRGYAIERIQESTQSTTLAIAVPLAMNVVVHAPIWGIHGMLIKLPALLPFVILYFWRRSLLACILAHLMLDVVAFEL, from the coding sequence ATGTCGTGGATCGCAGCTTGGGAATCTGTTGGTTTGGCCTCCAAGCTAGTAGTGATTACTGCTATACCCGCGATCGTTGTCTATTGGGAACGGCGTTCTCTTACCTCGATAGGCATTCGCGGTATTTCCGTAGCAGACATATTGGCTACGTTCGCAATTATTCTGGTGTGTTTACAACTCGATCACCAACTTTTGAGAATCGCGTCCTCGATGCCGGTTGTAATGGCTGAATTGAAGGCAGGCAGCGTATTGTATGCGTCGTTGCGTCCAAAATGGTTGGACGTAGCGGGCCTGATCGCCAACGCTGTCGCTGAGGAAATAGGCTACCGCGGTTACGCGATCGAGCGAATCCAGGAATCGACCCAGAGCACAACTTTGGCAATCGCTGTCCCACTAGCCATGAACGTGGTGGTTCACGCACCGATTTGGGGTATACACGGCATGTTGATCAAATTGCCTGCACTTCTGCCTTTTGTGATTCTTTATTTTTGGCGGCGCAGCTTGCTGGCCTGTATCCTCGCTCATTTGATGTTGGATGTTGTCGCTTTCGAGCTATAA